A DNA window from Hordeum vulgare subsp. vulgare chromosome 1H, MorexV3_pseudomolecules_assembly, whole genome shotgun sequence contains the following coding sequences:
- the LOC123443667 gene encoding high molecular mass early light-inducible protein HV58, chloroplastic codes for MATMVALSSFAVVGRSAARSPVVAPRRRTLVVRAQTEPDMDSAKETTSASTSPSPSQYTSPSPTTIPAAPKPVTKKANPSVWDALAFSGPAPERINGRLAMVGFVAALSVEAARGGGLLDQAGSGAGLGWFLATAGVFSVASLVPLLQGQSVESKSSGIWSADAELWNGRFAMLGLVALAATEFITGAPFVNI; via the exons ATGGCGACCATGGTGGCTTTGAGCTCCTTCGCCGTTGTTGGCCGGTCCGCCGCCCGTTCTCCAGTGGTGGCCCCGCGCCGGCGCACCCTCGTCGTCAGGGCCCAGACCGAG CCTGACATGGACTCAGCCAAGGAGACGACGAGCGCGTcgacctccccctccccctcccagtACACGAGCCCGTCCCCGACCACGATCCCGGCAGCACCCAAGCCCGTGACCAAGAAGGCTAACCCCTCGGTCTGGGACGCGCTCGCGTTCAGCGGCCCGGCGCCGGAGCGCATCAACGGCCGGCTGGCCATGGTAGGCTTCGTGGCTGCGCTGTCCGTCGAGGCGGCGCGTGGCGGTGGGCTCCTCGACCAGGCCGGCAGTGGCGCCGGGCTGGGCTGGTTCCTGGCGACCGCAGGGGTTTTCTCCGTAGCGTCGCTGGTGCCGCTGCTGCAGGGCCAGAGCGTGGAGAGCAAATCCAGCGGCATCTGGAGCGCCGACGCCGAGCTCTGGAACGGCCGCTTCGCTATGCTCGGCCTCGTCGCGCTCGCCGCCACCGAgttcatcaccggcgcgccgttcgTCAACATCTAA